A segment of the Bacillus pseudomycoides genome:
TTCATATTCAACTAATTGCGCAGCTCAATATCATACTCCATTCTTTTTGCTGTTGCTTCGGCAATTTCTACCCCTAATAAATTTTTTACTATATGAAATGACATATTAATTCCGGCCGAAATTCCTCCAGAAGTAATAATATGTCCTTCATCAACAAACTTTACATTCTCTAATACTTCTACTTTTGGAAATTCATCTCGAAATCTTTCAATACTAGCCCAGTGTGTTGTTGCCTTTCTTGAATCAAGTAAACCTGCTTTCGCAAGAAGTAATGCACCAGTACATACAGAAGCCATTAATTTTACCTCTTTCATTTGCTGCCTGATCCAACTTATAATAATCTCATTTTTTATTTCATATTCCCTAGCGCCTAATCCACCTGGAATTATTAAAATATCAACTGGTGGTAAATTTTTAATACTAAAATCTGGTTGTACTTTCAAGCCATTTCTTGCTGTTATTATATGACCCTCTTGGCTGACGGTATGAACAGTGAACGGATGAACTCCATTTGCTTCTGTTGTAACCGAAAAGACTTCAAATGGTCCCGTAAAATCTAATACTTCTACTTCATCAAATAAAAAAATTCCCACGTGCCAGTGGTTTATCATATAATCTCTTCCTTTTTTATATGTATTTTTCCAATTTTCTTTATACAAGATGTATAAGATGCTGATATCCCTTTTCTAATGCGATATCATATGCTGTTTTACCATCATTTTTCTTCATACTTTTATCCGCTCCATTTTCAATAAGTAACGCTACGATTTTTTCATCTCCTAATAAAGCTGCTTCATGAAGTCCTGTCCAACCACCACTTTGTACAGCGTTAACATCTGCCCCTTGCTCAATTAAAAATGTAGCCATTTCAATTTTTTTATTTGCAATCGCTGCTTGAAGAGGTGTATTTTCATTTTGATTCTTCGCTTTCATATGTAAATTAGCACCCTTTTTTATAAGGAAGTTTGCAATTTCATTATGACCAAAATAAGCCGCTAAATGAAGTGGTGTCCAGCCATCTTCGCTATAAGAATATACAAGATCTTGATCTTCATTTATTAATCCCACAACCTTCTCCTCTTCTCCATTCATTACCGCATTTGTAATTGCTACAATTGCATTCATTGTTATCCCTCTTTTACATAGACTTATTTCGTTGCTAAACTATTAATTAATTCTA
Coding sequences within it:
- a CDS encoding DJ-1/PfpI family protein; amino-acid sequence: MINHWHVGIFLFDEVEVLDFTGPFEVFSVTTEANGVHPFTVHTVSQEGHIITARNGLKVQPDFSIKNLPPVDILIIPGGLGAREYEIKNEIIISWIRQQMKEVKLMASVCTGALLLAKAGLLDSRKATTHWASIERFRDEFPKVEVLENVKFVDEGHIITSGGISAGINMSFHIVKNLLGVEIAEATAKRMEYDIELRN
- a CDS encoding ankyrin repeat domain-containing protein; protein product: MNAIVAITNAVMNGEEEKVVGLINEDQDLVYSYSEDGWTPLHLAAYFGHNEIANFLIKKGANLHMKAKNQNENTPLQAAIANKKIEMATFLIEQGADVNAVQSGGWTGLHEAALLGDEKIVALLIENGADKSMKKNDGKTAYDIALEKGYQHLIHLV